In Deinococcus psychrotolerans, a genomic segment contains:
- the ruvB gene encoding Holliday junction branch migration DNA helicase RuvB, with the protein MSQPEGNNDAALRPKTLSEYVGQVKLKDKLSVYLQAARNRREALDHTLLFGPPGLGKTTLAHIIAHELGVNIRVTSGPAIEKPGDLAAILTNSLEEGDVLFIDEIHRLGRIAEEHLYPAMEDYKLDIVLGQGPAARTIELPLPRFTLVGATTRPGLISAPMRSRFGIIEHLEYYTPQEIALNLLRDARLMGFGLADDAALEIGARSRGTMRIAKRLLRRVRDYAEVAGESVIGMERTYSALEKLGLDTAGLDDRDKKYLETLIHRFAGGPVGVDTLATAISEDGLTLEDVYEPYLIQLGFIKRTPRGRVATAHAYQHLGLPVMGHPDDDLPLFIN; encoded by the coding sequence ATGTCCCAGCCCGAAGGCAACAACGACGCCGCCCTGCGGCCCAAGACCCTCAGCGAATATGTCGGCCAAGTCAAACTCAAAGACAAGCTCAGCGTGTATTTGCAGGCCGCCCGTAACCGCCGCGAAGCGCTGGATCATACGCTGCTGTTCGGGCCGCCCGGACTCGGCAAGACCACACTGGCGCACATCATTGCCCACGAACTCGGCGTCAATATCCGCGTGACCTCCGGCCCGGCCATCGAAAAGCCCGGCGACCTCGCGGCCATCCTCACCAACAGCCTCGAAGAAGGCGACGTGTTGTTCATTGACGAAATTCACCGGCTGGGCCGCATTGCTGAAGAGCACCTGTATCCGGCGATGGAAGATTACAAACTTGACATCGTGCTGGGACAAGGCCCCGCCGCCCGCACCATCGAGCTGCCGCTGCCGCGCTTTACTTTGGTCGGCGCGACCACCCGCCCCGGCTTGATCAGCGCCCCGATGCGCTCACGCTTTGGCATTATCGAGCACTTGGAGTACTACACGCCCCAAGAAATCGCCCTCAACTTGCTGAGAGACGCCCGCTTGATGGGGTTTGGCTTAGCGGACGACGCGGCCCTGGAAATCGGCGCACGTTCACGTGGCACCATGCGGATTGCCAAACGGCTGCTGCGGCGGGTGCGCGACTACGCCGAGGTGGCGGGCGAAAGTGTCATCGGTATGGAGCGCACCTACAGCGCCCTCGAAAAGCTGGGCTTGGACACGGCGGGCTTAGATGACCGCGATAAGAAATACCTCGAGACCCTGATTCATCGCTTTGCGGGCGGGCCGGTAGGCGTCGATACGCTCGCCACTGCCATCAGCGAGGACGGTTTGACGCTCGAAGACGTCTACGAGCCGTACCTGATTCAGCTCGGATTTATCAAGCGCACGCCGAGGGGCCGGGTCGCCACCGCGCACGCCTATCAGCATCTGGGCTTACCGGTGATGGGCCATCCTGACGACGATTTGCCCCTGTTTATTAACTGA
- a CDS encoding PEGA domain-containing protein produces the protein MKRSSFSLLTPLLTLPLLTLPLLLTACVPAPLQTRFGSDLALSARLIDSGSKVSDGHYRRPGPAQLSVQVAGTQAPTYFYALLLPEQAAAQLLTPNVQPAQQAALFNLPPVTGYTQVFVVGSPRPLNFPVLGSSVNKLAEAVKLAAAELPSNSWNVVTQVYRVGDYGSLKVLTDPLDVSVYLNGTYRGTTPLTLNDVLAGSATLRLERTNFEPLTKTVQVPADQTLQVKAALRYNPPKGRLSVSSSVAARVQVLGKNGELRGNTPLSADLPAGDYDLTITPSGSGLKAAWVGVTLSGKQTLNVSCQPEGEQLSCQSQ, from the coding sequence ATGAAGCGCTCTTCCTTCTCGCTGCTGACCCCACTGTTGACCTTGCCACTCCTGACACTGCCGCTGCTGCTCACCGCTTGCGTGCCCGCCCCGCTGCAAACCCGCTTCGGCTCCGATCTCGCTTTGTCGGCGCGTTTGATCGACAGCGGCTCCAAAGTTTCAGACGGGCACTACCGCCGCCCCGGGCCGGCGCAGCTCAGCGTGCAAGTCGCAGGCACGCAAGCGCCGACTTACTTTTACGCATTGCTGCTCCCCGAACAAGCCGCCGCGCAGCTCCTGACGCCCAATGTCCAGCCGGCTCAGCAGGCGGCACTCTTCAACTTGCCGCCCGTGACCGGCTATACCCAGGTCTTCGTGGTGGGCAGCCCGCGCCCGCTCAACTTCCCAGTGCTCGGCAGCAGCGTGAACAAGCTGGCCGAAGCGGTCAAATTGGCGGCGGCGGAGTTGCCCAGCAACAGTTGGAATGTGGTGACGCAAGTCTACCGGGTGGGCGATTACGGCAGCCTCAAGGTGCTGACCGATCCCTTAGACGTGAGCGTGTATCTTAACGGCACCTACCGGGGCACCACCCCACTGACCTTGAATGACGTGCTAGCAGGCAGCGCGACGTTGCGGCTGGAGCGCACCAATTTTGAACCACTGACCAAGACGGTGCAGGTGCCCGCCGACCAGACTCTGCAAGTCAAGGCGGCGCTGCGCTACAACCCACCGAAAGGCCGCCTGAGCGTCAGCAGCAGCGTGGCAGCGCGGGTGCAGGTGTTGGGTAAGAACGGCGAACTGCGCGGCAACACGCCGCTGAGCGCCGACCTCCCCGCCGGAGACTACGATCTGACCATCACGCCAAGCGGTTCGGGGCTCAAAGCCGCATGGGTAGGCGTCACGCTGAGCGGCAAGCAGACCCTGAACGTTTCGTGTCAGCCGGAAGGCGAGCAACTGAGTTGCCAGAGCCAGTGA
- a CDS encoding rhomboid family intramembrane serine protease: protein MNRPVKSEPLRLTTRNQLRGAGVVTAALIGIIWLQEILDQLIFGGSLDAYGIEPRQLGSLSHIFTAPFLHGDFTHLISNTLPLAVLAFLTALRGVGRFLLSTLIIVVVGGLLVWLLARGGDHLGASELVFGYFGLLLASAWHDRRPVSILTAALALLLYGGALWGVLPHDPHISWESHLFGFLAGVLASRWLTPRRTGQTGRSAARF, encoded by the coding sequence ATGAACAGACCCGTAAAGTCTGAGCCGCTGCGGCTGACCACCCGCAACCAACTGCGCGGCGCGGGCGTCGTCACGGCGGCACTGATTGGCATCATCTGGCTGCAAGAAATCCTAGATCAACTGATTTTCGGCGGCTCGCTGGACGCTTACGGCATCGAGCCGCGTCAGTTGGGCAGCCTGAGTCACATCTTCACCGCTCCGTTTTTGCATGGCGATTTTACCCATCTGATCAGCAACACGCTGCCGCTGGCGGTGCTGGCCTTCCTGACGGCGCTGCGCGGAGTGGGCCGGTTTTTGCTCTCCACCCTGATCATCGTGGTCGTGGGCGGCCTGCTGGTGTGGCTGCTGGCGCGCGGCGGCGACCACTTGGGAGCCAGCGAACTGGTGTTCGGTTACTTCGGGCTGCTGCTGGCCAGCGCTTGGCACGACCGCCGCCCCGTTTCTATTCTCACGGCGGCGCTGGCTCTGCTGCTCTACGGCGGAGCGCTGTGGGGCGTGCTGCCGCATGACCCGCACATCTCGTGGGAAAGTCACTTGTTCGGCTTTTTGGCAGGCGTGCTGGCCTCAAGGTGGCTGACGCCGCGCCGCACAGGTCAAACGGGACGCTCAGCCGCACGGTTTTAG